In Nicotiana tabacum cultivar K326 chromosome 17, ASM71507v2, whole genome shotgun sequence, one DNA window encodes the following:
- the LOC142172107 gene encoding uncharacterized protein LOC142172107: MANQFIVGALFQEGTSQVRPPYFNGQYFSHWKVRMKIYAKSYYVKVWRVIKKGNHPLPAAAQPPADPEDIDEYTDEQMVVVQVNAKARNLLYNAISGEEYEKISNCDTAKEIWDKLEVTYEGTSKVKETHINMLVHDYELFQMKEGEFIEEMFARISKIISDLKAFGKPYSSGDQDLNKLSYDELRREFIAFEKTHLKKTNQEEKKKTIAFKATTERADNDIDDDPEALQEEIAMVSRNMDGLMRRYMNTRRGRIPPRQTRQYNEQDKNDGKCYKCGRFGHVQAECPDLKRKVSKGCWTDEDTSDDECKDDNENCFMTRGDKNLFKEVTKIDGENVKFGDDSKGKIVGTRTVPFNNNCDITEVYLVDGLNYNLLSISQLCDAWYEVKFKKTGCAIEHETSKIILPGKMYGNVYILDGFENIDDHICLTSISDDPWSKEKRGILLQQFKVIMEENLKAEHLKIYAMIKDTPTISAPRSPQQNGVVERKNSTLQDMARTMILEYSLPNHFWAEGETSKSQELTNKPDGVMESINEISNSQSESPKESTNHTSKIRPNELRSEPEYPQTNKLNEDEKVVRNKARLVAQGYSQQEGVDYDETFAPVARLESIQILLAYTSFKRFRLFQMDVKSVFLNGFIEKEVYVKQPPGFEDSKFPYHVYKLTKALYGLKQAPRAWYERLSSFFIDHGFTRGKVDTTLFIKRS; this comes from the exons atggctAATCAATTTATTGTCGGAGCACTCTTCCAAGAAGGAACATCGCAAGTGAGACCACCATATTTCAATGGACAATATTTCTCTCACTGGAAAGTGCGTATGAAAATATACGCAAAGTCTTATTATGTCAAGGTCTGGCGAGTTATCAAAAAGGGGAACCATCCTCTACCGGCTGCTGCTCAACCACCTGCTGATCCTGaagatatagatgaatatactgaTGAACAAATGGTAGTTGTGCAAGTTAATGCTAAAGCAAGGAATCTGCTTTATAATGCTATAAGTGGTGAGGAATATGAGAAAATTTCCAATTGCGATACAGCCAAAGAGATATGGGATAAACTTGAAGTTACTTATGAAGGAACCAGTAAAGTGAAAGAAACACATATCAATATGTTGGTTCATGACTACGAACTCTTCCAGATGAAAGAAGGAGAATTCATTGAAGAGATGTTTGCCAGAATTAGCAAAATCATTAGCGATCTAAAAGCTTTTGGCAAACCATACTCAAGTGGTGATCAA GATTTGAACAAATTATCATACGATGAACTTCGAAGAGAATTTATAGCCTTCGAGAAAACTCATCTCAAGAAAACAaaccaagaagaaaagaagaaaacaattgCTTTCAAGGCTACAACTGAAAGAGCTGACAATGATATTGATGACGACCCTGAAGCTCTTCAAGAAGAAATTGCCATGGTATCAAGGAACATGGATGGTTTAATGAGGAGATACATGAATACAAGAAGAGGCAGGATACCACCCAGGCAAACTAGGCAATATAACGAACAAGACAAAAATGATGGCAAATGCTATAAGTGTGGAAGATTTGGGCATGTTCAAGCTGAGTGTCCTGATCTTAAAAGAAAGGTTTCCAAAG GGTGCTGGACAGATGAGGACACTTCAGATGACGAATGCAAAGATGACAATGAGAACTGTTTCATGACGCGAG GTGACAAAAACCTGTTTAAAGAAGTTACAAAAATAGACGGAGAAAATGTCAAATTTGGTGATGACTCAAAAGGAAAAATAGTCGGTACCAGAACAGTTCCTTTCAATAATAATTGTGATATCACTGAGGTTTATCTTGTTGACGGACTTAACTACAATCTTCTGAGTATAAGTCAGCTATGCGACGCATGGTAtgaagtaaagttcaagaaaacAGGTTGTGCTATTGAACATGAAACAAGTAAAATAATCCTCCCAGGTAAAATGTATGGaaatgtctatattcttgatggttttgaaAATATAGATGATCATATTTGTTTaacatccatatctgatgatccaTG GTCGAAAGAGAAAAGGGGTATCTTATTACAACAATTCaaagtgatcatggaggagaatttgaaagcagagCATTTGAAGATTTATGCAATGATCAAGGATACACCCACAATCTCTGCTCCAAGGTCACCCCAACAGAATGGAGTTGTTGAGCGAAAAAATAGTACTTTACAAGATATGGCAAGAACTATGATACTAGAATATTCGTTGCCAAATCACTTCTGGGCAGAAGGA GAGACAAGCAAATCTCAAGAGTTGACTAATAAACCTGATGGTGTAATGGAGTCAATTAATGAGATTAGCAATAGTCAATCAGAATCTCCGAAGGAGTCAACTAATCATACAAGTAAAATTCGTCCAAATGAATTGAGAAGTGAACCAGAATATCCTCAAAC AAATAAGCTAAATGAGGATGAAAAGGTTGTGAGAAATAAAGCCAGATTAGTAGCTCAAGGATACTCACAACAGGAAGGAGTCGACTACGACGAAACCTTTGCTCCAGTAGCTCGACTGGAATCAATACAAATTCTTCTTGCATACACATCCTTTAAAAGATTTAGGCTCttccagatggatgtcaaaagtgtcTTTTTAAATGGTTTCATTGAGAAGGAGGTATATGTAAAACAACCCcctggatttgaagattcaaaGTTTCCTTACCATGTGTACAAATTGACCAAAGCATtgtatggacttaaacaagctcCACGAGCATGGTACGAAAGACTCAGCTCATTTTTTATTGATCATGGATTTACAAGAGGTAAAGTAGACACTACCCTTTTTATTAAAAGATCATAG